The following is a genomic window from Rhododendron vialii isolate Sample 1 chromosome 9a, ASM3025357v1.
TTATGTCCTCCACCTTCCACCTCCCAACCAGAAACTCCAATATATCCGCGTAGTCCTTGGCGGTGTAGACTCCAAGCTTCTGAGCCACGGACGAGAAATGGTCAAACAGATTGTCATCGCGACCATCGTACATCAAGTGGGCTGGCATAGTTATTTTCTTCCTCATCATGTCGGCCAGAGCCAGCACGGTTGCATCAGGGTCGATCTCAAAGAGCTTTTCGACTATCTTGGTGTAAGCGGTCTCGTGGCGCTTCTCATCAGAGGCAATGCTCCCGCAAATTTGAGCCAACTTCGAGTCCCCGTACTCTTTGGCATGCCGTGCTGTGTTCCCGTGAGAGATAAAAGTTGCTCGTTCTTGGAACGACGTGTATATGAAACAGAGGTAGGGACTGTTTTCGAATCCTGGATCCTGAAACAAGGCAAAGAAGGCCGTCCACCAGTAAATATCAGAGGTGAGGGTACGCTTATGCCGGATTAGAACTCGATCGGAGTCCAAATATATTGTTGTTCTTCTACAATTAAGATCAGGAATTAAGTTTGACAGTATAGTACTTGGAGAGTGTTATAGCCTAACTTGACTGAGCAAAAAGAACTGTTCCTCTCTAATTAGCATAGTAGGGAAAACCCTGCTTTCAAGAACTTAAATGTCTGCTTCTTCCCGTAGATGTAAGAAGAGGGTAGGACTAGGTAATGTTTCGCAATGTAATTCTGATGTAGAACACATATATGAAGGCCCAATTCCGTGATCGATGTTTACTTTCTGATTATCCGATTTGGCAAAATTCGAACGAGTTCAGAATAGgcaacttggtgggctgacttattttcacGATTCGGTCATTACAAACCACCCTAAGTCGTGAGGGATGGTGTTTTTTAGCCTAATTCCTTTGTTTAGACCTTCAATTTACTTTTAGAAAAATTTTGATTCATTAATAACTTTTAAACCATAATTCCTTATTAGTTAGTTCTTTTTGAGAAAGTCCTATTTTTcttcccgttttcaattttaggaaaaaaatttgggactttttattttccgactttatttttagggttttagggttttagggtttcggGCCTATAAAAgggttgtaacctaatgtttGCCTCACATTttcatcaataatattacagacTTTGTCTTTCTTCTTGTGGATTTAAGAAATTGGTCGTAGCTACAAGTTCCTATATTGTTTGGATTAATACGCTAACTATAATCTCTTGTGAATTCTACTGtgtcaaattcaaatattgaccaaagcCTAATCGCTAAGTTGACATAGataaaaggggggaaaaaaaaagacaagaaacagCTGAAAAATTATTGGAAGCATGCATCTTACCATTCCCGACCCAATCAGATACTGAATTGTCTTCTCAATTTGCCTCATATTTACTCGTCCACATAGGTAGAGGTACTTATTGAGAAGATCGCCATGCCTGTTTTCTTCAGCAGTCCATCCCCTAGTCCACACTGCCCAAGAAGTGAGGCTCGCCCCCGTTTCGTCCCTAGTACCATCTGTAGTATTTAGCATTGTTTGGTAAGTAGGAAGTGCTTCTTCTGTGATCATGTCTCCAACCAAAACAACGAAGTAATCGTCCGGAATCTCCTTTGCCCTTTCCCTTAATTCCCTGACTTGATCATGAAATCCATCGGAAGCAGGATCGGGCAGGAAATCCTGCGGTTGCCAGCATTTCTCCACTGGCTTTAAATGAACCAAGATGTTCTGCTCGGCCCAATCCTCCAGGTTTTTAAAGATCTCCATCTTTTCGGGTGGCATTGAGTGAGTTACTTGAACATGAACCTCGCGAGGAGGGCTGAAAGGCTTCCTGAGACTCTCAACCTCTCTAAATAAGACAGGAACGGAATTAGATGCTTCGATTTCAGTTTGGGTACAAGGCAATGCCGATAGAAATAATGGATCAATGATCAGAACTCAGAAGCATATAAGCACAGTtttactaccaaaaaaaaaaaaaaaaggagtatgaAAATTAGTGCATTGAGTGGTTTGAAAATTAGTACATTGATATATAGGGAAGCAAGCATATAGAGATGGATTTCAGACGAGGGATTCGAGCTCTGTTAGGACCGTGAGggacaccacacacacaaacacacgcagtgatttcagagaaaaactctatttgattatatattcacacaatatacaataaagataaaaaaaactctccaGGAACCACACACCGGTTCCTCTCCGGGAGGCCACAGACCGGCCCCTCACGCTCGCCTCACCttctccctcacattatgtcacacactaatcctaatagggtttacaactatatataagggACTCCAAGGGTAAATACGCTCAACACCCAACACTAATGGGTGTTACACAAAATAACCCACCACTATGGGTGGACCCCAACAAGCTCCCTGCCCTTAAATCTGAGAATTAATTCACCGTTAGAATTGACTGTCAAATATAATGGCCCATGCTTTTGAATCTTTAAAGAAGATGCGTACGTACCCAAAACAAATACATACTTCACATTCTCAGTAGAACCCTTCCATGGGAACCTACCATCGGTGCGGTGCGAAGATCGGCACGCGCGCGGAGCTCACTCCAGGTCCCGCACGGATAATTTGAGCTattcaataattctaaaataatttttcgagtgGGCccacgaaaaatcagctcaatacaATAAGTGAGTGTAGGTGCTTGATTTCTGGACCTGAATTATCAGTGCAGGACCGGGAGTTGGCTCTGCGTGCCAATCTGTGCATGGTTGGTGcttattggaattttttttcattatgtAGGCCTAatcttttagtttaaaatttgtatAGAGTTATTCTACAGTTGTTAggtgcttttttttattttattttagctgaaaatcctacaaaattatGCAATTTTGAGACCTATGCCAAGTTGTGACTTCAGACATTTTTCAATATCATGATTAGGCCGGTTTTATCATTTCTATGATTATGATGGTATTGAAAatgtcttcaattttttttattaaattaaataagtagTTCGTTCTAAACATTGGAAAGTATATAATTATGtgtaaatactaaaaaaaataaaagggtctTATTAGTGTTAACCCAAACTTCGGGTCTAGAACACGACACGATTTTAAACAGATTGGGTTAGTGTCAAGCTATTTGACACATttattttagggaaaatgacggcccatgacgtattttgataattaatattcgtcaaAGAtaaactaagaacatttgttaatactgaaaatgtcattggcgggtattaattatcaaaacacgtccttagccgtcattttccctttattttaaTAGTTGTTTTGACAAGAACCCAATAAGACACGAAATACGAAACAACACGATACAAACACGACTGGACACGATACGATGCCCCCCTCTAGTTACAATTGATAGTCAAATAATGGCCCATGCATCTAAATCTTGAAAGAAGATGCTTATGtacccaaaacaaacacattCTCAGTAGAGCCCTTCTATGGGAACCTACCATCTGTGCACCGTCGGTACGGCGCGCGGAACCCATTCCAGTTCCACATGGAATAATCCGAGCTATTCAATaattgcaaaataatttttcaagtgagtccgcgaaaaatcagctcaatatgATAAATGAGTGCAAGTGTTGATCCCTGGACTCGGATTATCCATGCAGGGCAAGGAGTGTACCCCGTATGCCAAACTGTGCAAGGTCGGGGCTTATATggtccgagccgttcaataattgtTAAATAATTTTCCAAGTTGGCCCGCGAAAAATTAGCTAAATATGataagtaataattttttcgaGTGGCCCGCGAAACATAGATCAGCTCAATACGATAAGTGAGTGTAGGTGCTTGATCCTTGAACTTGGATTATCCGTGCGGGATCAAGAGTGGCCCCGCATGCCAATCTTTGTACGGTAGGTGCTTATATGATCAGTTCCCACAGCTTTTTTCGTTCTCAGCAAAACACTTGCTCACGACTTACGTGTCACGATTCATTTGACATTTAGCAGAAACTGACATAAAGATCGGAGCATACCCATGCAAATTCCACCATTCCAGAGCCAAATTTTTGTtcggattaaaaagttaagtattttttttttgtctttattctttttttttttttttgcgttcgttcattttgcgtcaaatttttgtgacttattgattcttctcgtcaagaagaatcgaaaaagtaaaaaattattttatgagtttcgatcaaattttcttacttttccaaTACATCTCAacgagacaaattaataaaccacaaaagtttgaagtaaaattaacaaatataattttttttatttgaataaagacaaataaataaGTCGTTTTGACCTATTAGGAGAAAAGTACCACAAACCCAGATAGAAAAATAGACAATTGATTAAAGAAGAATGATGGAGTAAAATTCAAAGGAGGTGAGAAAAACTAACGTGGAGCCGGAGCTGAGGGTGGCCGAGGCCCTGAGAAACTTGGGAGATCTGAGATTTGCCTTGGGGGGAATAGCAAAAGAAGGGTACTTGTGGGAACATTTCAAGGTGATGGGATTGAGGTTCAGAgccattttttcctttctttcttctttcttgttgctcgagagggtttttttttcactcaCTGGGAGAATGGAGAAATTaatagagaagagaagagagaagaggagattTTCTTCTTGTTATGAAGTGGGGTCATTATGTGCATGTGAGTGTTTTGGAACAAGAAAGGAGTACTTGGAATTGAAGTTGAGGAGAAATTTTCGGGGCCCAAGGAGTGCATCTAGCCGTTCAATTTAGTTTTGGACAGCTCAAATttgaatagaaaaaggagagagacagaggaaAGAGAGTACTAGTGGGGTTCTAGCAGAGAGTGTTTCTATTTGAgccgtccaacacacttttggatggcccggataCGCTGCTCGGACACTATGTGGGCACAGCCAtgtgttagtttttcgtcaaatttttgtgacttatttaTTCGTCTTGGCGAAAGAAATcgaaaattacaaattttttttattgaaactcatattttttttaaaaaagacaacagaaaaaaaaagaagtcaaaaagctatataaagaccaaaaaaaaaaaaaaaagtcactcttgattttttaatccaaacccatccTAAAACACCAGAAAACTAAGAACTAGTTACTCTTGATTTTTttggccgttcaaaaaaaaatagatactcttgattttttttatccaaacccactcttgatttttttatccatacccactcttgattttttttgacaaggagACTGAATTAAATGAAGTAGTTActtttcccaaaaataaaagactgaattaaatgaacaaaaaataaagacaagtAAAGGCTATTTTTTGCTAGCAGTATTCAGAAATCTGTGCATGGGATGGAATCCACCAGTCAGCAGTCagtctctctctgtctgtctgtctgtctgtctctctctttggGTGTTCGGATCAACTTTCCACGCCCAACTAATCGTCTCTCCAGTCTGGTCAAAGGCAGAGCATTCACGCCGGAACTATGAAATTCAACAGAAATTACTTCTTGCGGTTTGATCCTAAGAATCGAATCCTAATCAATTGCATAGGATACAAATCCATCATCCAACCGGACTACCTTTTAGGGCTTcccggttctctctctctctccctcatgaAATAAGAAACCAGAAAACGACTCAAGTTAAAAGAAGTTGTTActtttcttctaaaaaaaataaagactgaattaaatggaaagaaaatagtAAAGACAAGAAAAGGCTATTTTTTTCTAGCAGTTTTCAGAAATCGCTTTACATATAGCAAGGAGTTTTAAAACGTTTTAcgtttgatattttttggaaCTCCGTTAAATGTGGACATTTAAAGGGAAAATATCccatattttacaaaaataaataagaaaattttcatttcttatCGAACGATCAACGTTCTTCTTTCTGATTGGCATCCACACAACAATAAATAAAGGTATTtactaaaaaagagagaggataaTTTGAACTTACACCCCTTGTACTatcaccaatttaaagatacatcccttgtacttcaaatttaagaacttagagcatccacggtggaataagcaaaacaaaaagttgctaaagttagcaatgtttattcaaaaaaatgcttACATTGGAATaactaaacttaacaacctcttagcaactcatcaaattttggcttttgaataatcaaaactagcacccttttgccaataaccaaatttagcgATCTCCACATTTTCTGAATCAAGTATacccatcattacacaaaaatcttctctctcaacaatgttttcaaaaaataattataaaaaactattcttACTAttcttttcagaaactttttgtaaaaaaaaaaacccatctttATATGAActatatttatttaatttttttataaaaactgtttcttcaattttttttaaaactatttttttttaaaattgtatttacacaaaattatttttttacacattttttttcataaactatttttttatccaactatttttaacttaaactgttttttttcttccacaaactgtttaataaactgtttttttttcaagaacaaaaatttttaaaaattttttttaacataaacaatttttcaaaagatttacatgaaatgaaggggaaaagtttggagaaaactcagggaaggaagcaatggtcccattggttttgattatgagcaaaaaataaccaatatgaGACAtgacattactaactttagcaacctttaaatggataatcaaaatctaatatgacatattttgattattcacttttgcttattccactgcgtATGCTCTTACACCCCTATGCTTTCAAGTGAAAAAATGGGAATTTGCACTTATGCCCCCCTGTATTTTTACCTACAAGGGGCGTAAATGCTTAAATTTAAAGTACATGAGGTGTATCTTTAAATTAGTGATAGTACAGGGGGTGTAATtgcaaatttccaaaaaaaaaaaaaaacacatgaaatTAAAGGTTTGTAATCTTGCATATCAAAGAAAATATTatgtgatgataaaaaaaaaagaaaaagaaaatactatgTGGAAAGAGAATAAAGGACGcgaacacctttttttttttttgtgagaacaTTTTTTCTATTAACCGAGGATGCTGTCGAGCAGCTCCCTGCAGAGCAGCTGATTTGGCCGTTTATGTGCACTGCGCCATAGGAATTTAGTGATACTTTGTATTTggattcttttttgaatttatattttaGCAATCATTTTAAGCTCTTAATTAACTTTAGGCACATTTTAGGTTTTGAAGTTGAGccttatccatttttttttctttttaaattttaagaGCAGAGACAATTTGCAGAAAACCacacagagacaaacgcgtttggctccatttcgggtcccgaaaaaatctagaaaaatatccataaatttttgaatattatcttatggggccctgtaaaaaatcaggtcCAGCGGATATCgttaagtattacttttggattcgtagggtcaaaaatttatggatatttttctagattttttcgggacccgaaatggaaccaaacgcgtttgtctctgcgtggttctctgcaaatTGTCTTTGCGGATAGAAGGACTGTTCAAACAATAATCTCAAGGGTTGGTCTGATAGTCATTGCATGATACTTATTGGAATACTTTCTTCTAATTAAGGTTTGACTATTTGAGATTCGCAACCTTTCAGGTTTCATCAACTATTATGAGCCAATTcatatggaattttttttctcagatTTTACATCAGCCTCTTATTGATGGACAATGAGATTAATTTCTAAAATATGCGTAAACTGATccagacaaaaataaattaatgaaTAGTTTTACGAAACATGGAATGTTTGTTGGGCCGACTCTAAGGATAACTTATGACTCATCATGTCATGGCATATGGTTGGCCAATGACTCATGACTTATTATGACACATGTTTCAGATGTTCCGATTCCATGATCttataaatttattgaattattttgtTGGCTATGTGGCACCAGAACCAGACAATTGGTGGAGGGTTCATTTGGGGAAATTGTTTGTCATAGGCCAAGTGTCAGTTGGATGCTTCCTGGAAAAGAGTTTAATTGattataaatttattgaattatatTATATCTGTAATTCAcaaaacataaattaaatttaacaaaacataattaaaatccaattttaaTGATTCGGTGAAAAACAACTTTATtaaaatgcataaataaatttacaaacAATTGTCCTCCTTGATTTCTTTGATCACAAGTACCAAAGTATTTACAAGAGAACAAAATTAAAGTAGAAAATTgagtagggttttttttccccgTAGCTTTCCTCCCTCCTTTTAAAGAGGTAAGAAGAAGGCTTCTTTGATCCAACTCATAGTTGACTAAATTAATGGAGATAGATGTAACGCTCTCAATTTTGgtaacgttaaataaacatttttttattgaaaatctaaatagggtctggctcattattagaGCATAATTCTTACAatagtacatttattcaacaaagggacggaaactagggttcctatctactattccacttgctcttccatcctaccCAGCTTCTCGGCTTCGAAAGCCTCCAAAGTGTAGAACTCATCCTGCTCCTCTACAAAGTCAggcacattataccagcgtcaccctCAGTATAATATATATGTCAAAGTTACAacagtaacaccgtgagctacaaaaccTCAGAAGAATAATCTCATACCGCTAACCCATAATTATAAACAAAAGGACATAGAAGTAGTATATTAGCTCATGTAAATTCAGCGATTTCTAAAATAACACATGCATATTCAACAACTTTCAGATAAGCAGTCAACAATAACACAtgcacattcactattcaactggCATCAGTGTCTGTGTAATCAGAGTTTCTCATACGCAACATTTTCGTAGACCGCGtcatcattttcacttttcaaatcaatatttcaaaaatcatttgtgtacacccaacctcggtttcgccgttTCGGGCTCCCGCGTATTCTTACAATGATTCTGCCGTCCCGGATTTCTATTGACACATAATTTGTATTGactcctctccgcagataaccaagccacattgaCCAAActccattgcggatgctctaaacTGTTAATTAATTCAATATTGACCAAGTCCTCATCCTCTTTGGCAGAAGGGACAAGGCTGCCATGTGTCCTATTTGACCAAGTCCTCATCCTCTTCGGCTTTATCTTGCcgaaataaattaattaattcaaaCATTATTTAACTAATCACGTAATTAATTTAGAACGGCCCAAAtatggcccaaacagacttagattTGTTAAGCTTATATAGCTAGCCGCCTTCCTTCTGAGTCAGGATCAAACTCTAATTTTGACTATGAAAAAGTACGAGATGTATTTTCTCCATctatttttaagtgtcttgtttcataattttaatttattaaaaaaatataatcattACACATTTTATATTAACTTTTATcttcacttttcctacttaccctctataaAGATATTGTCATCCATGTGTCCTATTTGACCAAGTCCTCATCCTCTTCGGCTATGTTCGTTTCTaagttttgttttgattttgttttgtttttcaattattactctacttcttttttcaatcattatcctatttcttcaattattactttttcatctatctctatctctctcaaatcattatctctattttcaatcattaccctatttctctctctacccactaccaaaactaaactaaactaaactctcaaccaaacaaagccaatcaattatacttttattcactaacttttcaaaatggaatatacttttagaagtaaaatggaaaatataccaacttttatctactaactttacaaaatgaatacTTATTAAAGAACAGCCTAAAATGGAATATTGAattctaaaaaagggacggaggaagtagtatTTGAATGAAGTTTCTTGTCTGGAACTCCAGAATAGAAATTTCCCCCCACGTGTTGGAGTGCCTTTCGAAATAGGGGCTAGCCATTCTTTTCTCGCATAAGTTTTGACGTACCTGCGAGAGTCTCCATAACACAAAtcttacaaaaaaattcacctGTTTTAAAAATTCACCTGCAGTAGACCCTCAGAGCTTCACTTGTTTATCGAAGATCCAGCTAAACGGAACATAACGTGCTTCTTTTGCCCTGCCTTGAGACCTTTCCTCCAGCCGCCTAATTCTCTGAGGCAACCCACAAACATAATTCTGGGCTTTTCGTCCCTCCAAAGAAAGCCCAGTTATGCCCTCCACCTTCCACCTCCCAACCAAAAACTCCAATATATCAGCGTAGTCCTTGGCGGTGTAAACTCCAAGCCTCTGAGCCACGGACGAGAAATGGTCAAACAGATTGTCATCGCGACCATCATACATCAAGTGGGCTGGCATAGTTATTTTCTTCCTCATCATGTCGGCTAGAGCCAGCATGGTTGCATCCGGGTCGATCTCAAAGAGCTTTTCGACTATCTTGGTGTAAGCGGTCTCGTGGCGCTTCTCATCAGAGGCAATGGTCCCGCAAATTTGAGCCAACTTCGAGTCTCCGTACTCTTTGGCATGCCGTGCTGTGTTCCCGTGAGAGATAAAAGTTGCTCGTTCTTGGAACGACGTGTAGATGAAACCGAGGTAGGGACTGTTTTCGGTTCTAGGATCCTGAAACAAGAAAGAGAAGGCCGTCCACCAGTAAAAATCAGAGGTTAGGACACGCTTATGCCGGATTAGAACTCGGAGTCCAAATATATTGTTGTTCTTCTACAATTAAAATCAGGAATTAAGTTTGACAATATAGTTGGAGAGTGTTATAGCTTAACTT
Proteins encoded in this region:
- the LOC131300694 gene encoding stearoyl-[acyl-carrier-protein] 9-desaturase, chloroplastic-like isoform X2, with protein sequence MALNLNPITLKCSHKYPSFAIPPKANLRSPKFLRASATLSSGSTEVESLRKPFSPPREVHVQVTHSMPPEKMEIFKNLEDWAEQNILVHLKPVEKCWQPQDFLPDPASDGFHDQVRELRERAKEIPDDYFVVLVGDMITEEALPTYQTMLNTTDGTRDETGASLTSWAVWTRGWTAEENRHGDLLNKYLYLCGRVNMRQIEKTIQYLIGSGMDPGFENSPYLCFIYTSFQERATFISHGNTARHAKEYGDSKLAQICGSIASDEKRHETAYTKIVEKLFEIDPDATVLALADMMRKKITMPAHLMYDGRDDNLFDHFSSVAQKLGVYTAKDYADILEFLVGRWKVEDITGISPEGRKAQDYVCGLPQRIRRLAPGRAKEARYVPFSWIFDKEVKI